TGCTTTCATAACTTGGAGTGCATTTTCGACAATAGGATTTGAATGGCTTCTTGTAGTTGTAATGATCAAAGATTCAGGAGGATTTCCAGGAGTAAAACCACCAACACCGACATCCTTTAACCCCCAAATAGTGCGGcccattttattttcacttcCAACAGTCTTAAAATACGGCTGATGAATAACACCTGCTATTGGTTTCTCGTTCACAGAAATTCCAATCAGAACAGTAACATGTTCAAGAAAAcctaaaacaaatgacaatatattaatatattattataacattaattaataacaatatatacaTTCTTTCCATTGACGTCATATCATGCAAAgccataaatttataatttatccaTAGTTTTTAGTTGTGATCATGCACCAAACATTAGCATTCCCGaagtatttgttaatttacatAGATGtggtgttatttaaaatatttatatacattctACATTAAGAACCCATGAAAACACTACCTAGTCTagtaaatagttgtaaatgcTTTTCCATTTACCATATTTTGAGTGTAGTAAACTTAAATACCATTTCATACTAATAAATGGATGTGTTAAGTACATTTTCCACCTTTCCCAAGGATCTCTCTTCAACATTAGAGCACCTAAAATGTTTTGAGTGAAATATAtagtttctttttattattttaaagttaaattaaaaaaaaaatatgccaaAGCAATTAAGGGaccttttttattcaaatttagtTACCTTGTGTGTATTCAGCAGTTCCATCAAGAGGATCAACCCAAACTACAATATCTTCTTCCTTTACTCCTTTCAAGCTAGCTGGACACTCCAAGTTTAATATTTCCTTGTCTGCATCTGTTTCAAGGAACTCATGTGAAGACTGAATCTGAAAAAATATCGTTTTTGGTGGGTTTATTTGAATACAATCCTTGGAAATTTGATAATACTATAATGCAGTATATAATTACCTCATTTCCTTCTTCTTCACCAATTATTCTTACTTTAGGATACTGCGCAGAAAGGGAGGCAATAATACATCTTTGAGCAGAGCGGTCAGCCTCTGTTTGATAATCATCTTTAccctaaaaatattgaaagttTATAACGTTCGTCAaagcattaaaaattatagcagtcacgtttaattattttacctttTCCACAATGCCGAGTTCGCCTTTACTCATTATATCTCTAACAATTTTACCAGCTCGGTTGGCAACAGAAACTGATGAAGCTAACAATCTCACTATGAGTGGAGCGGTTTGCgacattttaacaataaactataacaaataacttaaaaaaggTCAGAAAAGGTTACAGCTGGATGAAATATACAAACTGTAAAAGGTCCTGCAGTCGTGATCACCGTGGTgttaactaaaattttattggaCGTGTTTGCTATTAAATTGTACTTTGTAGGGGTTTCGTTTGCTCACTCATCATAATGTCAATGTCACTTTTTTTGAAGATCTGTCACTACCATAGAGtacattatatatagaaaGGTAGATACTAGATATTAAGCAGTCACatcacatttattattaaattttattaatggtATTTGCTGATATACTGCGATTtgtatagtttaaaattatatgaatcaTACttactacaataaaatacttatgcATATATTGTGCTCGTATaccttaattattttaggagcttttttaatgtcaattgtTTCTAGCCTAACTACTATACCTACGATACCTGCATAATTTGAAGTTCGCCTGCAGTAGTATTTCACACACAAATAAATTtcgtaatctttatatatgcTTTCCGCGTCTATGAAACTCGGGATTTTAAGCAAGTTTTAATGGAACTTCGTTATCTATCTGTAAAATGGGAAAATATCTAAGCTTCGTAATAAACAGTTTTGTTAGCCACACAGTCTGTGTTCAAGATGCTTCACTAGCAGCACAATTTCCGCCTCTGTGGTGGAAATTACCACTCAAGTCTATCATTGACTAAGCCACGATATAGCTCCTCCAGCATAATATAAGCAGAGTACACGAGACATCGAGATCGTCCAGTTCCAAAATCACCATCGGGAAGCCGGCCTTATTTTTCCTTACCGAAACTCAGATATCGTTCCTGGCTGTtacttcctacctctcctataattgaaataaaaataaaaatagtcttCATTCAAGTTATAATCAGGATTACATCAAGTCCATGTTTAACATTAGTAGACGACCTCCGACGAAATGAAAGCTTCCACCAAATTCttccacttgtcttgtcaccATTTTCTAGGCCTTCCTCGCCTTTTATAGCATCTTTGCAGTTTCTGGTGAGCGTCCTCTCTTTTTTCTACCCATGGTCATTCCGTTCTTGGGCCATTCCAAGTAAGTGTCTTTTTGACCCAGCTGTCATCACAAAAGCGGGCAATGAGACCcatttttactttactattTTGAATGTGTTACGACGTCAGTTATGTTTCTGAGGCTATTACAccgtttttaagttttacccAAAAAATAGAACGCTCCATAGCCCTTTGTCATACTCCAATCTTCTTTATAAGCGCCttattaaaaatccatgtcATCCATATAATAGACATGGACAATGCATGTGTACATGACTGTTCTTTTTAAACTCAAGTTAAGGTCGGATAACATGATTTTTCATAGTTCTGTAGAACCGTTTCCAATATTCTAGTTAACAAACTACAAAGGATTGCCTTGTCTGACGTCTctgcatatttttatttctgtcaaACTCCACGCGGCCTTCGCTttgatgaaatatatttaatataatatattaaaatgtaccaTAATGAATTTCATAACTGAACCTTCTCTGCtatgtattttgtttctttaaataaaaataggtgtggtacaaatttatgatttatgtaaatattagccatttaaaaatattctaatatcagtatttatttagtaagaaTGACGCCATCaagatacaaaaaattactttaggTAATGTTCAATTGggtataaacatatatttatacatttcatTGGGGCTCTTCGCCAACATGTCTCTCAATTAACGAGTTAGTCATTGACTACTCGTCTTGACTAATAGTCAAGTCAAGTCTAAGCTATAAACTTCTATAAAAAGGAATCTATTATAATCTTATGAGAAGGGCCTTTCGAGTGATTGAGAGATTGCGTACTGAGCACGAGCTATGTGTCAATCCATCAAAATTTAACTGGTCTTGTTTACCAACCGAAGAGTCCCTGGACCTTAGAGAGTTCCCAAACTCTTCAACATACAACTAAAACTCAATGATGAAATCATTATTCCGTGAAATTTAAGGCAGTAAACTGCTCTGGTATCAAGTACCTTCAATACAAACTAAATAAAGCAATGATTGCATTCTATGAATTCAAAAAGATGCTAGGCGTTTATTAGGGTCTATCgcttaaaataacattatggctttataatgtaataattaaagtaattaggCCAATGCTCAAATTTTGTATGAGCTCTATCATTTCATAACGAACATTATATTCACCAATAGCTTTCCACATGCTTTTGTGAGATATGGTTTGAAAGCTtaaaaggtgggaactgaccaaagttacgagatgtaatgtagcattcgcatcgagcgtgttacgcatcgagcatgttacgttgtgttttaaaatcggAAATCTAGGTATAGGGGGCAAGATTGGCcgttatatttttctataatcgTGCCTATGGTCTATGGTTGAAAAGCCTATTCTAAAACCATCTTCTACTGGTTGAATTTACATATGTATTTGGTTGCAAGCTTATCTGGCGGTAGTTGCCCACATCATACAATTGTCTGACCGTGCCCATTCTTTGGGTGTTTTTCGTGAATCC
The Pieris napi chromosome 1, ilPieNapi1.2, whole genome shotgun sequence DNA segment above includes these coding regions:
- the LOC125049941 gene encoding 3'(2'),5'-bisphosphate nucleotidase 1 isoform X1, translated to MSQTAPLIVRLLASSVSVANRAGKIVRDIMSKGELGIVEKGKDDYQTEADRSAQRCIIASLSAQYPKVRIIGEEEGNEIQSSHEFLETDADKEILNLECPASLKGVKEEDIVVWVDPLDGTAEYTQGALMLKRDPWERWKMYLTHPFISMKWYLSLLHSKYGFLEHVTVLIGISVNEKPIAGVIHQPYFKTVGSENKMGRTIWGLKDVGVGGFTPGNPPESLIITTTRSHSNPIVENALQVMKAAQVLRVGGAGYKVLQLLEGKASIYVFASPGCKKWDTCAPEAVLNAAGGKLTDVLGNFYKYGASESRPNKTGVLAAVNDELHNYAVQRIPQELKDKLSA
- the LOC125049941 gene encoding 3'(2'),5'-bisphosphate nucleotidase 1 isoform X2 gives rise to the protein MSQTAPLIVRLLASSVSVANRAGKIVRDIMSKGELGIVEKGKDDYQTEADRSAQRCIIASLSAQYPKVRIIGEEEGNEIQSSHEFLETDADKEILNLECPASLKGVKEEDIVVWVDPLDGTAEYTQGFLEHVTVLIGISVNEKPIAGVIHQPYFKTVGSENKMGRTIWGLKDVGVGGFTPGNPPESLIITTTRSHSNPIVENALQVMKAAQVLRVGGAGYKVLQLLEGKASIYVFASPGCKKWDTCAPEAVLNAAGGKLTDVLGNFYKYGASESRPNKTGVLAAVNDELHNYAVQRIPQELKDKLSA